In Leptospira saintgironsiae, the DNA window TTTTAGGTGCTAGATTTTCTTCCAGATATGGTAAAAGAAAAGATCCATTCCACACAGGCGGAGGAGGTTACCATACAGGCATAGATATGGCTGGCCCTCAAGGAGCACCAATACTCGCTTCCGCAGATGGAGTAGTAAGTTTTGCTGGAGTTAACGGCGGTTACGGAAACTCAGTCATCGTAGATCATCCGAACGGCTATAGAACCATGTATGCGCATTGCGCTAAAATTACAGTGGAAGAGGGAACGAAAGTGAAAGCTGGCACGGTCATAGGTGCCGTAGGTCGTACAGGCTCCGCCACAGGTTCCCATCTCCATTTCGAGGTGTTCTATAACGGAAAAAGGATAAACCCTGAGGTGGCACTTAGGAAGACCTTAAAAATTGTTACAAACCTGGACCCAGGCAAAGTAGCAAAACTTTAATAACCGATCATCTTTCAAAAAGCCGAGACCATAGTTTGAGGTCCGGCTTTTTTAGAATGATTCCTTGAGAATATCCGAAGGGCGCAATGAACGCAATTTTTATCGAATTCAGAAAACATACATTCTATGTTCTGATCCCTGTCGTGATATTTTTCTCCTTCTCTCTGGCATATCTTTGTAGAGGGATACTTCTACTTTTTTTGACCCCTAATGTGCAAACAGGTTCCTCCACTTCGGCGCCAAGAAGACCGGTCGCAGAAAATTCTATCACCATCGAAATGTCCAAGGAGATGGTAACTGGTTCTTTATTTAGGGGGAGTCTCGCTCCTCCTCCTGGAGAAACTCCTGCAGGTGTAGACGGAACTCCTGGAGCTCCTCCAGATACCGGAGAAGGCGAGGAAATGAGGATCACAGGAACCTTAAGCGGTCACTGGAGCTTTGCCAGAGTTACTATTTTAGAAAAAGGGAAACAAAGCGCGGAAGAATTCGCAATGGGGGACGCGGTTGGAGGATATAAGGTAAAATCCATTCTACTGAACCATGTAGTTTTGGAAAAAGGAGGCCAATCTCTCAAAGTGGAGATAGGCCAAACACCAGGAGAAGCCAGGGCTAAATTAGGAGCTCAGGCTGATGTCCCTGGAGGTCCGCCTGCTGCCGATACAGTTCGTAAAATTCTGTCCAGACAGGATGTGAATAGGAAATTAGCGAACGTAGCTGAACTTTATAAGGGAAAGTTTGGTCCTTATTTGGAAAATAACACGATCGCGGGTTACAAAATTTACAGCATCGGCAGCGATCATATTTTTTATTCTTTGGGAGCTAGGACCGGAGATGTGGTGCGACGGGTAAACGGAATGCCCTTAAACGATACGGTGAAAATGATGGAAATATGGAATTCCTTGAAAACGGCCGATAAAGTATCCGTAGACGTAGAGAGAATGGGCAAGATATTGTCCTATGAATTCATCATCCGGAATTAAAGATTAAATGCGCAAAATAGATTTACGATCCAGATATTTAAGAAACGCAACATTTGCGTTTTTACTTCTTCTTTCGGTGAATGAAGATGTATTTTCCCAGGCTTCTAAAAAGGGAACTAAAAGAAGTGCGACCCCGCCTGCAGAAGATACAAGGGAAAAAACCTTTTATGCTAACTGGAGAGATACAGAACTTAATGATTTTCTAAAAGGGATGAGCGCGATCCTAAAGAAAAACATTCTTTTGGATGAAAGTTTAAAAGGTAAGAAGATCACAATCATCTCCCAAAAAGAGATCCCAATCAAAAATGCGTTTCCATTCATGAAAGCAGTTTTGGAATCTATGGGATTTGCGATCGTAGAAGAAGTAGATCTGATCACTATCGTAAAATTAAAAGATGCACTTGCCAGATCTCCTTATGTGAGAGTAGGTAAGGATCCTATTCCTGAAACGGAAGCATTAGATAATCGTATCATCACACAGATCATTCCGGTAGAAAATGTAAAACCGGAAGAATTAGAGCCTATCTTAAAAAGATTAACTTCTCCTAATACAGATATTATTGTTTATAGAAATACGAATACAATCGTACTTTCCGGTTCTACAGCAGACATTAATAAACTTCTCACTTTAGTAAATGAGTTAGATGTAAGACCGGATGAATCCACACCTGGAGCAGTTTCTTCTGCGGGTGATGTTCATATTTATACTTTAGAATTTAATGAAGCGGAGAAGATAGCGGCTACTCTGATCAAATTGGATAATCCAGTTGTTGGAGACCAACCTCTTCCAAGTGGAACGCCAGGTGCACCGCCTCCTCCTGCTCCTAAAGTAGAAAAGATCAAGGCAGTTGCTCATAAAGAATCTAACTCAGTCATCGTAACTGCAACTGAAGCAGAATGGAATGAGATCCGTAAAATTATTCGAGTTTTAGATGCTGCCAGAAAACAAGTTCTATTAGAAGTATTGATCGTAGAACTTTCTTCTACAGATACTAATGACTTCGGTATTGACTGGAGATTCCAAGGACAGGGTCCTTATAGCCAGTTCAACTCAGGACTTGCCAAAGAAGGAAATATCATTAACTCCAGTGGTAGGATCAACCCGAACCTAAACACTTTATCAGGTTTCTCTCTTGGTTTCGTCCAAGCAGGTGCGCAACAGATCTTAGGTATCTTAAGTGCAAACCAAGGAAATGAAAATTTCAACGTATTGTCTGCTCCACAAGTTCTCACATTGGATAACCAAGAAGCTGAGATCAACGTAGGACAGGACGTTCCAGTTAGGACCCAAAGCCGTAACGCAGGTCTCGGTGGCGCAAACGCAGTGACTGTGGACAACTACGAATATCGTCCAACCGGTATTAAGTTAAAATTCACTCCTCACGTGAATA includes these proteins:
- a CDS encoding general secretion pathway protein GspC; its protein translation is MNAIFIEFRKHTFYVLIPVVIFFSFSLAYLCRGILLLFLTPNVQTGSSTSAPRRPVAENSITIEMSKEMVTGSLFRGSLAPPPGETPAGVDGTPGAPPDTGEGEEMRITGTLSGHWSFARVTILEKGKQSAEEFAMGDAVGGYKVKSILLNHVVLEKGGQSLKVEIGQTPGEARAKLGAQADVPGGPPAADTVRKILSRQDVNRKLANVAELYKGKFGPYLENNTIAGYKIYSIGSDHIFYSLGARTGDVVRRVNGMPLNDTVKMMEIWNSLKTADKVSVDVERMGKILSYEFIIRN
- the gspD gene encoding type II secretion system secretin GspD, with amino-acid sequence MRKIDLRSRYLRNATFAFLLLLSVNEDVFSQASKKGTKRSATPPAEDTREKTFYANWRDTELNDFLKGMSAILKKNILLDESLKGKKITIISQKEIPIKNAFPFMKAVLESMGFAIVEEVDLITIVKLKDALARSPYVRVGKDPIPETEALDNRIITQIIPVENVKPEELEPILKRLTSPNTDIIVYRNTNTIVLSGSTADINKLLTLVNELDVRPDESTPGAVSSAGDVHIYTLEFNEAEKIAATLIKLDNPVVGDQPLPSGTPGAPPPPAPKVEKIKAVAHKESNSVIVTATEAEWNEIRKIIRVLDAARKQVLLEVLIVELSSTDTNDFGIDWRFQGQGPYSQFNSGLAKEGNIINSSGRINPNLNTLSGFSLGFVQAGAQQILGILSANQGNENFNVLSAPQVLTLDNQEAEINVGQDVPVRTQSRNAGLGGANAVTVDNYEYRPTGIKLKFTPHVNKNNRITLDLLQEIKNIASIALAGGNPTFNRREVKTTITIDNRQTIVIGGLISNDKQKRLIKIPLLGDIPYLGWIFRRTTEQLKKTNLMVFITPHILDNRELADKMTVKKKLQQERYEIERERVLNKEATIKERGE